Proteins co-encoded in one Oreochromis aureus strain Israel breed Guangdong linkage group 3, ZZ_aureus, whole genome shotgun sequence genomic window:
- the LOC116310149 gene encoding protein mono-ADP-ribosyltransferase PARP14-like isoform X1 — translation MDEYPYPLFFEATDFTDREKEKVRRYFQKRRDSGGGDCGNLEKLGGSVYKICFKEKEDQERVLQRKFHTITLPSGEVRLTVSRTSSPQTSDQPSTSQSLSSRNPNIKGLEKTFMIDVFLLFFLRDNSKAYKFFEKQLSSIGCTVELNFDEEEVLVRGEVDKGPGGGFGGAAEKWECQVDRVFIRLTETYLCYHVLEPKLVKMVLQDPSFKTDDIKYYIESGYAVVVGEVDAMKEKIAVLEKSRPTKKEVPIVEKKFKLIEEEFNREMRANCPDVTIIRGTAMITLEGPDTEVQSGAAKLDELIKNVKEKRVKFPTALLTFMKTSDAIPKYQTRFQQRLRNPVFFEVGSDLVLSSLSSDALNMAEAAVMRDLKVTTVQLQGAIDLNRLKEILTKAKNEANSRELRVDISYMPGASGTSTTKVQLVGYSEDVAKLNEVLHDFQLNQVSTQETINLLHPEIVDCIDKILDLIGVKQTKVTLQASHFPNPCVFVSGPRCHVQEAKEALTSTLSSLIVDTLTLDGPGAQQYFQEEGKVTKELIESSCYVIIREKQTAATPNVQRPRNTSRLSDTPRSLSYSSSMYSTVGNSAINRTNLKIKISSLENEQVDVLVVPMLNKQLTSTNIGKSLLSKAGNILKFNFDLVLASCAIAPGDVRLVDAPPSLGCSKIFFIECLPWDGVRGKSVQALGNGLKKCLELCAQLNLGSVAIPIIGPGIVLKYPLREAIQVLTDIIHQFGLSASSGSLTNIHIVIKPGYPDSEACYHDVYKQLSLNMNQGGQAIFRSLTTDLDDIIVKVGSTVKLHVVFGDISNETTDAVVNTTSFESFNLDGVCNDISTLAGPQVAAKVNQGEIFVTQSGNLPSKAILHVHGKQDEVLIEQLVSDIICYCESHKYNSVAIPAMCAGAGGLDPAIVARAIFRGIKSSASSMNSLTDIRLVLINIDVFLTFKEEAMQMYSPAVINRVLPVLPVLPVQVQQQQPPSVSAYLSSLHINSTSQQSVFTFLGLSKKDVDDAMGKLKHQYQTQCSSNTFSKEELEPLSQDDMMELKELVESEGLFMQTDQSGTLTVSGLKDGVTRVMQKMSQCQFMALAREVRVREEEDLYLRVVWCILAHNGNWERLPRTANHQLESDDLTKGITDAQGLTWEVNLHRMVATRSLNRQTTKLKRLENLPDFTFPLYWDSMATSENMTVIPLESSSAEYRTVTKAFKRTVAKTVMKIERLQNVHLRRAYEAQKKHISDKNAREGGAGEKLLYHGTTQENCNSIMKTGFNRRFAGQNATSYGRGTYFAVNANYSAHPGYSKPAADGSQLMFVARVLTGVYTQGRHDMKVPPPRSPQQPHDRYDSVVDRIDNPSMYVVFHDNQAYPDYLITFK, via the exons ATGGATGAATATCCGTATCCACTGTTTTTTGAAGCCACTGActtcacagacagagagaaggagaaagtgAGGAGATACTTTCAGAAAAGGCGAGACTCCGGGGGTGGCGACTGTGGAAATCTTGAAAAGCTCGGAGGAAGCGTTTATAAAATCTGTTTCAAGGAAAAAGAAG ATCAAGAGAGAGTTTTGCAGAGGAAGTTTCACACCATCACTCTTCCTAGTGGAGAAGTGCGGCTGACCGTGAGCCGGACAAGTTCACCACAGACCTCTGACCAGCCATCGACAAGCCAATCACTG aGCTCTAGAAACCCAAATATAAAAGGTCTTGAGAAGACTTTCATGATAGAtgttttcctgctgtttttccTGAGAGACAACTCTAAAGCATACAAATTTTTCGAAAAACAGCTGTCGTCAATCGGCTGCACAGTGGAGCTAAATTTCGATGAAGAGGAGGTTTTGGTTAGAGGAGAGGTTGACAAGGGGCCAGGAGGAGGTTTTGGTGGTGCTGCAGAGAAATGGGAGTGTCAAGTGGATCGGGTCTTCATCCGGCTCACCGAGACCTACCTCTGCTATCATGTGCTCGAGCCAAAACTGGTGAAAATGGTACTGCAGGACCCGTCCTTTAAGACAGATGATATCAAATATTACATAGAGAGTGGCTATGCTGTGGTTGTGGGAGAGGTTGATGCCATGAAGGAGAAGATTGCAGTTCTGGAAAAAAGCCGACCCACCAAAAAGGAAGTGCCAATTGTGGAGAAGAAGTTCAAGCTCATAGAAGAAGAGTTCAATCGAGAAATGCGTGCTAATTGTCCAGATGTTACAATCATCAGAGGTACTGCCATGATCACTTTGGAGGGCCCTGACACAGAGGTGCAGTCAGGAGCTGCAAAACTGGATGAACTGATTAAGAACGTAAAAGAGAAGAGAGTTAAGTTCCCTACAGCTCTGCTAACCTTCATGAAGACCAGTGATGCCATCCCAAAATACCAAACTCGCTTCCAGCAGAGACTCAGAAACCCTGTTTTCTTTGAGGTGGGTTCTGATCTGGTTCTGTCCAGTTTGTCCTCTGATGCTCTGAATATGGCCGAGGCAGCAGTGATGAGAGACCTTAAAGTGACCACTGTGCAGCTGCAGGGTGCAATAGATCTTAACAGGTTGAAAGAAATTCTGACGAAAGCCAAAAACGAGGCAAACAGTAGAGAGCTCAGAGTGGACATCAGCTACATGCCAGGTGCCAGTGGAACCTCAACGACCAAAGTCCAACTGGTGGGCTACAGTGAAGATGTGGCCAAGCTCAATGAAGTTCTTCATGACTTCCAGTTGAATCAAGTTTCAACTCAAGAAACCATCAATCTGCTTCATCCTGAAATAGTCGACTGTATTGATAAAATCTTAGACTTGATTGGCGTGAAGCAGACCAAGGTGACCTTACAAGCCTCACATTTTCCAAatccttgtgtgtttgtgtctggtCCTCGATGTCATGTTCAGGAGGCCAAGGAGGCCCTAACATCAACTCTATCCAGTCTGATAGTAGACACTTTGACTCTAGATGGACCAGGGGCTCAGCAGTACTTCCAGGAAGAGGGTAAAGTGACTAAGGAGCTGATAGAGAGCTCCTGTTACGTCATTATCCGAGAGAAGCAAACTGCAGCCACCCCAAATGTGCAAAGACCACGAAACACCAGCAGACTCAGTGATACACCTAGATCTCtcagctacagcagcagcatgtacaGCACAGTTGGAAACTCTGCAATCAACAGAACAAACCTGAAGATCAAGATCAGCAGTTTAGAAAATGAACAG GTGGATGTTCTGGTGGTCCCCATGCTCAACAAGCAGCTGACTTCTACAAATATTGGCAAGAGTTTGTTGTCCAAAGCTGGGAATATATTAAAGTTCAACTTTGATTTAGTCTTAGCCAGTTGTGCTATCGCCCCTGGTGATGTTAGGCTGGTTGATGCACCTCCATCTCTGGGCTGCTCCAAGATTTTCTTCATTGAATGCTTGCCTTGGGACGGAGTAAGAGGAAAGAGTGTTCAG GCTCTTGGTAACGGTCTGAAGAAGTGTCTGGAGCTTTGTGCACAGCTGAATTTGGGTTCAGTGGCCATTCCAATCATTGGGCCAGGAATTGTTTTAAAATACCCGCTGAGAGAAGCCATTCAAGTGTTGACTGACATCATTCACCAGTTTGGATTATCTGCATCCTCTGGCTCTCTTACAAACATCCACATTGTCATTAAACCTGGCTACCCTGATTCTGAGGCG TGCTACCACGATGTCTACAAACAGCTCAGCTTAAATATGAACCAGGGAGGCCAAG CAATCTTCAGGTCCCTCACCACTGACCTAGATGACATCATCGTTAAAGTGGGAAGTACAGTTAAACTACATGTGGTGTTTGGTGACATCAGTAATGAGACTACAGATGCTGTGGTGAACACAACCAGTTTCGAAAGTTTTAACCTTG ATGGCGTATGCAACGACATCTCAACTTTAGCTGGACCACAGGTGGCAGCAAAAGTCAATCAAGGAGAAATTTTCGTGACCCAGTCTGGAAACTTACCCAGTAAAGCTATTTTACATGTGCATGGAAAACAGGACGAAGTCCTTATTGAACAACTTGTGTCTGATATCATTTGTTACTGTGAATCGCATAAATACAATTCAGTGGCAATTCCTGCCATGTGTGCTG GAGCTGGAGGTTTGGATCCTGCAATTGTGGCAAGAGCCATTTTTCGAGGGATCAAGTCATCTGCATCATCAATGAACAGCCTCACCGACATCCGCCTCGTCCTGATTAACATTGACGTCTTCTTGACTTTTAAAGAGGAAGCGATGCAGATGTATTCCCCAGCTGTCATCAACAGAG TACTTCCAGTGCTTCCAGTACTTCCAGTTCAAGTGCAGCAACAACAGCCTCCTTCTGTGAGTGCATACCTCAGCAGTCTCCATATCAACTCTACAAGTCAGCAGTCTGTCTTCACGTTCCTGGGTCTTTCCAAAAAGGACGTTGACGATGCCATGGGAAAGCTGAAGCATCAATATCAGACACAGTGCTCCAGTAACACTTTCTCAAAGGAGGAACTGGAACCCCTCAGCCAGGATGACATGATGGAGCTGAAGGAGCTGGTGGAGTCTGAGGGTTTATTCATGCAAACTGATCAGTCTGGCACCCTAACAGTGAGCGGGTTAAAAGACGGGGTCACCCGGGTGATGCAAAAAATGAGTCAGTGTCAGTTCATGGCTCTTGCTAGAGAGGTGAGAgtcagggaggaggaggatttGTACCTCCGAGTTGTTTGGTGCATCCTGGCACATAACGGTAACTGGGAAAGACTTCCCAGAACAGCCAATCACCAACTGGAAAGCGACGATTTAACAAAAGGAATAACAGATGCACAGGGACTCACATGGGAGGTTAATCTACATAGAATGGTGGCCACACGATCACTGAACAGACAGACGACGAAGCTGAAACGACTTGAGAATCTCCCAG ATTTTACTTTCCCTCTGTACTGGGACAGCATGGCTACCAGTGAAAATATGACGGTCATTCCCCTGGAGTCTTCCTCTGCAGAGTACCGAACAGTGACAAAGGCCTTCAAACGAACCGTCGCCAAAACTGTGATGAAG ATTGAGCGTTTGCAGAACGTTCACCTGCGTCGCGCCTATGAAGCACAGAAGAAGCACATTTCTGATAAGAACGCAAGGGAGGGAGGAGCAGGGGAGAAACTTCTGTACCACGGGACGACCCAGGAAAACTGCAACTCCATAATGAAAACTGGATTCAACAGGCGCTTTG
- the LOC116310149 gene encoding protein mono-ADP-ribosyltransferase PARP14-like isoform X2, whose protein sequence is MDEYPYPLFFEATDFTDREKEKVRRYFQKRRDSGGGDCGNLEKLGGSVYKICFKEKEDQERVLQRKFHTITLPSGEVRLTVSRTSSPQTSDQPSTSQSLSSRNPNIKGLEKTFMIDVFLLFFLRDNSKAYKFFEKQLSSIGCTVELNFDEEEVLVRGEVDKGPGGGFGGAAEKWECQVDRVFIRLTETYLCYHVLEPKLVKMVLQDPSFKTDDIKYYIESGYAVVVGEVDAMKEKIAVLEKSRPTKKEVPIVEKKFKLIEEEFNREMRANCPDVTIIRGTAMITLEGPDTEVQSGAAKLDELIKNVKEKRVKFPTALLTFMKTSDAIPKYQTRFQQRLRNPVFFEVGSDLVLSSLSSDALNMAEAAVMRDLKVTTVQLQGAIDLNRLKEILTKAKNEANSRELRVDISYMPGASGTSTTKVQLVGYSEDVAKLNEVLHDFQLNQVSTQETINLLHPEIVDCIDKILDLIGVKQTKVTLQASHFPNPCVFVSGPRCHVQEAKEALTSTLSSLIVDTLTLDGPGAQQYFQEEGKVTKELIESSCYVIIREKQTAATPNVQRPRNTSRLSDTPRSLSYSSSMYSTVGNSAINRTNLKIKISSLENEQVDVLVVPMLNKQLTSTNIGKSLLSKAGNILKFNFDLVLASCAIAPGDVRLVDAPPSLGCSKIFFIECLPWDGVRGKSVQALGNGLKKCLELCAQLNLGSVAIPIIGPGIVLKYPLREAIQVLTDIIHQFGLSASSGSLTNIHIVIKPGYPDSEACYHDVYKQLSLNMNQGGQAIFRSLTTDLDDIIVKVGSTVKLHVVFGDISNETTDAVVNTTSFESFNLDGVCNDISTLAGPQVAAKVNQGEIFVTQSGNLPSKAILHVHGKQDEVLIEQLVSDIICYCESHKYNSVAIPAMCAGAGGLDPAIVARAIFRGIKSSASSMNSLTDIRLVLINIDVFLTFKEEAMQMYSPAVINRVLPVLPVQVQQQQPPSVSAYLSSLHINSTSQQSVFTFLGLSKKDVDDAMGKLKHQYQTQCSSNTFSKEELEPLSQDDMMELKELVESEGLFMQTDQSGTLTVSGLKDGVTRVMQKMSQCQFMALAREVRVREEEDLYLRVVWCILAHNGNWERLPRTANHQLESDDLTKGITDAQGLTWEVNLHRMVATRSLNRQTTKLKRLENLPDFTFPLYWDSMATSENMTVIPLESSSAEYRTVTKAFKRTVAKTVMKIERLQNVHLRRAYEAQKKHISDKNAREGGAGEKLLYHGTTQENCNSIMKTGFNRRFAGQNATSYGRGTYFAVNANYSAHPGYSKPAADGSQLMFVARVLTGVYTQGRHDMKVPPPRSPQQPHDRYDSVVDRIDNPSMYVVFHDNQAYPDYLITFK, encoded by the exons ATGGATGAATATCCGTATCCACTGTTTTTTGAAGCCACTGActtcacagacagagagaaggagaaagtgAGGAGATACTTTCAGAAAAGGCGAGACTCCGGGGGTGGCGACTGTGGAAATCTTGAAAAGCTCGGAGGAAGCGTTTATAAAATCTGTTTCAAGGAAAAAGAAG ATCAAGAGAGAGTTTTGCAGAGGAAGTTTCACACCATCACTCTTCCTAGTGGAGAAGTGCGGCTGACCGTGAGCCGGACAAGTTCACCACAGACCTCTGACCAGCCATCGACAAGCCAATCACTG aGCTCTAGAAACCCAAATATAAAAGGTCTTGAGAAGACTTTCATGATAGAtgttttcctgctgtttttccTGAGAGACAACTCTAAAGCATACAAATTTTTCGAAAAACAGCTGTCGTCAATCGGCTGCACAGTGGAGCTAAATTTCGATGAAGAGGAGGTTTTGGTTAGAGGAGAGGTTGACAAGGGGCCAGGAGGAGGTTTTGGTGGTGCTGCAGAGAAATGGGAGTGTCAAGTGGATCGGGTCTTCATCCGGCTCACCGAGACCTACCTCTGCTATCATGTGCTCGAGCCAAAACTGGTGAAAATGGTACTGCAGGACCCGTCCTTTAAGACAGATGATATCAAATATTACATAGAGAGTGGCTATGCTGTGGTTGTGGGAGAGGTTGATGCCATGAAGGAGAAGATTGCAGTTCTGGAAAAAAGCCGACCCACCAAAAAGGAAGTGCCAATTGTGGAGAAGAAGTTCAAGCTCATAGAAGAAGAGTTCAATCGAGAAATGCGTGCTAATTGTCCAGATGTTACAATCATCAGAGGTACTGCCATGATCACTTTGGAGGGCCCTGACACAGAGGTGCAGTCAGGAGCTGCAAAACTGGATGAACTGATTAAGAACGTAAAAGAGAAGAGAGTTAAGTTCCCTACAGCTCTGCTAACCTTCATGAAGACCAGTGATGCCATCCCAAAATACCAAACTCGCTTCCAGCAGAGACTCAGAAACCCTGTTTTCTTTGAGGTGGGTTCTGATCTGGTTCTGTCCAGTTTGTCCTCTGATGCTCTGAATATGGCCGAGGCAGCAGTGATGAGAGACCTTAAAGTGACCACTGTGCAGCTGCAGGGTGCAATAGATCTTAACAGGTTGAAAGAAATTCTGACGAAAGCCAAAAACGAGGCAAACAGTAGAGAGCTCAGAGTGGACATCAGCTACATGCCAGGTGCCAGTGGAACCTCAACGACCAAAGTCCAACTGGTGGGCTACAGTGAAGATGTGGCCAAGCTCAATGAAGTTCTTCATGACTTCCAGTTGAATCAAGTTTCAACTCAAGAAACCATCAATCTGCTTCATCCTGAAATAGTCGACTGTATTGATAAAATCTTAGACTTGATTGGCGTGAAGCAGACCAAGGTGACCTTACAAGCCTCACATTTTCCAAatccttgtgtgtttgtgtctggtCCTCGATGTCATGTTCAGGAGGCCAAGGAGGCCCTAACATCAACTCTATCCAGTCTGATAGTAGACACTTTGACTCTAGATGGACCAGGGGCTCAGCAGTACTTCCAGGAAGAGGGTAAAGTGACTAAGGAGCTGATAGAGAGCTCCTGTTACGTCATTATCCGAGAGAAGCAAACTGCAGCCACCCCAAATGTGCAAAGACCACGAAACACCAGCAGACTCAGTGATACACCTAGATCTCtcagctacagcagcagcatgtacaGCACAGTTGGAAACTCTGCAATCAACAGAACAAACCTGAAGATCAAGATCAGCAGTTTAGAAAATGAACAG GTGGATGTTCTGGTGGTCCCCATGCTCAACAAGCAGCTGACTTCTACAAATATTGGCAAGAGTTTGTTGTCCAAAGCTGGGAATATATTAAAGTTCAACTTTGATTTAGTCTTAGCCAGTTGTGCTATCGCCCCTGGTGATGTTAGGCTGGTTGATGCACCTCCATCTCTGGGCTGCTCCAAGATTTTCTTCATTGAATGCTTGCCTTGGGACGGAGTAAGAGGAAAGAGTGTTCAG GCTCTTGGTAACGGTCTGAAGAAGTGTCTGGAGCTTTGTGCACAGCTGAATTTGGGTTCAGTGGCCATTCCAATCATTGGGCCAGGAATTGTTTTAAAATACCCGCTGAGAGAAGCCATTCAAGTGTTGACTGACATCATTCACCAGTTTGGATTATCTGCATCCTCTGGCTCTCTTACAAACATCCACATTGTCATTAAACCTGGCTACCCTGATTCTGAGGCG TGCTACCACGATGTCTACAAACAGCTCAGCTTAAATATGAACCAGGGAGGCCAAG CAATCTTCAGGTCCCTCACCACTGACCTAGATGACATCATCGTTAAAGTGGGAAGTACAGTTAAACTACATGTGGTGTTTGGTGACATCAGTAATGAGACTACAGATGCTGTGGTGAACACAACCAGTTTCGAAAGTTTTAACCTTG ATGGCGTATGCAACGACATCTCAACTTTAGCTGGACCACAGGTGGCAGCAAAAGTCAATCAAGGAGAAATTTTCGTGACCCAGTCTGGAAACTTACCCAGTAAAGCTATTTTACATGTGCATGGAAAACAGGACGAAGTCCTTATTGAACAACTTGTGTCTGATATCATTTGTTACTGTGAATCGCATAAATACAATTCAGTGGCAATTCCTGCCATGTGTGCTG GAGCTGGAGGTTTGGATCCTGCAATTGTGGCAAGAGCCATTTTTCGAGGGATCAAGTCATCTGCATCATCAATGAACAGCCTCACCGACATCCGCCTCGTCCTGATTAACATTGACGTCTTCTTGACTTTTAAAGAGGAAGCGATGCAGATGTATTCCCCAGCTGTCATCAACAGAG TGCTTCCAGTACTTCCAGTTCAAGTGCAGCAACAACAGCCTCCTTCTGTGAGTGCATACCTCAGCAGTCTCCATATCAACTCTACAAGTCAGCAGTCTGTCTTCACGTTCCTGGGTCTTTCCAAAAAGGACGTTGACGATGCCATGGGAAAGCTGAAGCATCAATATCAGACACAGTGCTCCAGTAACACTTTCTCAAAGGAGGAACTGGAACCCCTCAGCCAGGATGACATGATGGAGCTGAAGGAGCTGGTGGAGTCTGAGGGTTTATTCATGCAAACTGATCAGTCTGGCACCCTAACAGTGAGCGGGTTAAAAGACGGGGTCACCCGGGTGATGCAAAAAATGAGTCAGTGTCAGTTCATGGCTCTTGCTAGAGAGGTGAGAgtcagggaggaggaggatttGTACCTCCGAGTTGTTTGGTGCATCCTGGCACATAACGGTAACTGGGAAAGACTTCCCAGAACAGCCAATCACCAACTGGAAAGCGACGATTTAACAAAAGGAATAACAGATGCACAGGGACTCACATGGGAGGTTAATCTACATAGAATGGTGGCCACACGATCACTGAACAGACAGACGACGAAGCTGAAACGACTTGAGAATCTCCCAG ATTTTACTTTCCCTCTGTACTGGGACAGCATGGCTACCAGTGAAAATATGACGGTCATTCCCCTGGAGTCTTCCTCTGCAGAGTACCGAACAGTGACAAAGGCCTTCAAACGAACCGTCGCCAAAACTGTGATGAAG ATTGAGCGTTTGCAGAACGTTCACCTGCGTCGCGCCTATGAAGCACAGAAGAAGCACATTTCTGATAAGAACGCAAGGGAGGGAGGAGCAGGGGAGAAACTTCTGTACCACGGGACGACCCAGGAAAACTGCAACTCCATAATGAAAACTGGATTCAACAGGCGCTTTG